GGAGGCATGATTCAACCCGGAGAGGGAGTCATGCCTGCACCGAAGAAGTACGACATCGAGACCCAGCAGCGTGCCGTGCGGATGTATCTGGACCGTGTGGCGGAGGACGACGGGATCTCGCAGCTCAAGGCGCGCACGGAGGTCGGTGAGCTGCTCGGGATCAACCAGTCCACGCTGCGGAACTGGATCAAGCGTGAGAGCAAGGATCCCGCGCTGGGCATGGTGTCCTCGACGCCGGCGAGTGCGGAGGTCGTCAAGCTCCGTGCTGAGGTCGCCCGGCTGAAGCGGGCCAACGAGATCCTCAAGACGGCGTCAGCGTTTTTCGCCGCGGCGGAGCTCGACCGCAGACTCGGACAGTGATCGACTACGTGCGTCAGCACGCGGGTCGTTTCGGGGTCGAGCCGATCTTGACGGTGCTCGCCGAGCATGGCATCAAGGTCGCCCCGAGCACGTACTGGGCCCACGCTGCCCGCGGCTTCGGTCCCACGAAGGCCGAGCTCGACGACGCGTTCGCTGCGAACGAGGTCTACGACCTGTGGCGCCAGGCTCACGGCCTCTACGGGCGCCGCAAGCTGTGGAAGAGCGCCCACCGGGCCGGGCACGGCTGGGGCCGCGACCAGATCGAACGGCTCATGAAGATCGTCGGGATCACTGGCGTCTCGCGTGCCCGCAGGACGACCGTGACGACGGTGCGTGACGACCGGGCACCGCGGCATCCGGACCACATCAAGCGGCGCTGGTCATGGCCCACCCGGCCCGATCAGTGGTGGGTGGCCGACTTCACGTACGTGTGGACCCCGGTCGGGTTCGCCTACGTCTCGTTCATCACGGACGTCTACTCTCGCCGGATCCTGGGCTGGAGAACCGCGACGACGAAGGAGACCTCGCTCGTGTCGTCCGCGCTCGAGCAGGCCCTGTTCACGCGCCGACGCACGAACTACCAGTTCACCACCACCGGACTTGTCCATCACTCGGATGCCGGGTCTCAATACACGTCGCTGGCGCTGACCGAGGCACTGCGCGAGGCGGGGATCACCGGATCGATCGGGACCGTGGGCGACGCGCTCGACAACGCGCTCATGGAATCGACCATCGGCCTGTTCAAGACCGAGATCCACGCCTTCGCCACCGGGCCGTTCACCACCTGGCGGGACGTGGAGAAGGCCACCGCCGCATGGGTCCACTGGTTCAACCACGACCGCCTCCACTCAGCGATCGGAGACATCCCGCCCATCGAGTTCGAGACGGACCACTACGCTGCAACCACCAGCCCCGGCAACCTCGCCGCGGCCTGACCAACGCCTCCAGCGAACCCAGGCCGATTCAGGTTGAGCTTGTCGAAACCACCCCACAACCGAACGCGCCCGGTGGTTGAGCCTGTCGAAACCACCCCACGACCGAACGCGCACCTCCCCGGTGGTTGAGCCTGTCGAAACCACCTTCCAGCGCGGGGTGGTTTCGACAAGCTCAACCACCGGGTGGCTCAACCACCGGGTTGGGGTCGGGTCAGCGGCCGTCGACCGGGACCGGGGTCGCGGTCGCCGGGGTCGGCACCGGGGTGGTCAGCGTGAACGTGATCTGGCGGGAGCGGCACGCGACGGTGCGCAGCAGCCACGTGCCGTCCGGGACCCCGCGAACGCCGTCCGCGGACCGGGCCCAGACGCCGTCCAGCCCGCTCGACGGGGTGGCGTCGTCGCGCGTGAGCAGCCTCGTCTGCCCGTCGGCGCCGGTCAGCGACACGGCGTAGCGCTGCCAGTGGTCCGCGCCGCACGCCCCGGGCACCGTGACGACGACGGACGTGGTCGTCGGCGGCGGCTCGGGCGACGGTGACGGGGAGGCCGTCGGCGACGGGGTGGTGGTCGGCGTGGGCGAGCCCGCGGGGGTCGGCACGACGACGGGTGCCGACGGCGACGCCTCCGCCGTCGGGGTTCCCTGGTCGGGGGTCGGCGAGCTGCTTCCCGTCGGGCCGGGCGACTGGCTCGGGTCGTCCGGCTGGCTCCCCGGCGATGCCGTGGCCGCGCCCTCGGGGGACGGTGCAGCATCCCCTGCCGTGGGGTCCGGCACCGTCGCGTCGGTCGACGTGGCTGTGTCGGTCCCGGACGGGTCCAGGTCCGCCGGCACCGACGCGGGACCGGTCGACTCGGGCCCGGTCGACGCGGCGCCCGTCGCGGCGGACTCGGGCAGGACAGGGCCGGTCGGCTCGGGGTCGGTCGGAGCAGAGCCCGGTGTCGTCGGGTCGTCCGACACCTCCTCGGTCGACGTCGACGCCGTGCCGCTCGGCGAGACCACGGCGGGGCCCGCGCCGTCGGCAGCCGGTGACGGCGCCGTGGAGCCGCCCGAGAACACGAGCGCGGCGGCCACCCCGGCCGCGACGACGACGCCGGCCGCCCCGCCACCGACGACGAGCGCCGCACGCGGGCCCGAGTGGAACACCGTGCGGGCTCCGTCGCGCAGCACGCCGAGCCCGGCCCCCGCGCCCAGCAGCGAGAGGGCGCCGCCCGCGCCTCCCCCCACGGCCCCGGCGGCACCGACGACGGCGGGGCCCGCCACGGGCGCGATCATCGACCCGGCCAGCGACCCGGCCATCGGGCCCGCCGCAGCAAGGCCGGCACCACCGGCCAGCAGCAGCGGGGCGGCGTCGCGCAGCGCCCAGCCGGCCTGCCGGACGTCGATGAACGCGCGCATGCAGTCCTGGCAGCCGTACAGGTGCTCCTCGAGCATGCGGCGGGCGCGCGCCGGGAGCCGCTGGCGGGAGTAGTCGGCGAGGGAACCCCGCGTGGCAGCGCAGGCGTTCGAGGCGTGCGCGGCAGCCCGTGCGTGCGCGGCCGCGAAGCCCGCCGACAGGCCGCGCTCGGCCTGGCGCAGGCGCCGCTGGACGACGCCGAGCGGCAGCCCGGTGCGGTCGGCGATCGTCGGGTCGTCGGCGGCGTCGACATGCTTGAGCCACAGGAGCCGCTGGTCGTCGTGCGGCAGCCCGGCGAGCGCGGCACGGACCAGTTCCGGGTCTGCCGTGCCGGGGTCGCCAGGGCCAGGGCCGACGACGAGAGCCCGCATCCTGGCGATGGCGTCGTCGACGCGCACCGGTTCGCGACCCGCTGTGACCACGCGACGACCCCTGTTCTCCTGTGCCCCGCTCGTGTACCCGCCCGCGGCGGCCATGATGCCAGCGCGCGAGGCGCCCGGTCCACGCGGTCGAGCCCGCGACACCCTCCGGTGGTCGAGCTGGCCCCTCCGGTGGTTGAGCCTGTCGAAACCACCCCACATCCCACCGGTTGAGCCGACGCCCTCCGGTGGTTGAGCCTGTCGAAACCACCCAAGACTCCCAGCGTGGGGTGGTTTCGACAGGCTCAACCACCGAGGGACGTGGTTTCGACAGGCTCAACCACCGAGGGACGTGGTTTCGACAGGCTCAACCACCGAGGGACGTGGTTTCGACAGGCTCAACCACCGAGGGACGTGGTTTCGACAGGCTCCACCACCAGGGCCGGGTTTCGGCGGGGGCAACCACCGGGAGGCGTGGTTTCGACAGGCTCAACCACCGGAGGGGGTGGTCAGCGGGGTGTGGGGACCGCCGTGCGGTCGGCGGTGGTGACCAGGGAGTACAGGTCCTTGGGGTCCTCTGGGTCGGCGATGAGGTCCAGCCACTGCACCAGCGGGTCGGGCACACCGGTGTCCAGCAGGTCGTCGCGCACGAACTGCAGCGTCGTGAGGTCCTCGACGGCGAACCCGACCGAGTCGAAGACCGTGATCTCGTCGTCGTCGCGGCGCCCCGGCACCCGCCCGGCGACGACCTGCCACAGCTCCGTCACCGGGAAGTCCGACGGCTGACGCTGGATCTCGCCCTCGATGCGCGTCTGCGCCTCGTGCTCGACGAACACCGACGCCCGCCGCAGCGTGGCCGGCTCCAGCTCCGTCTTGCCCGGGCAGTCGCCGCCGATGGCGTTGAGGTGCTGCCCGGCCTGCACGTCGACGTCGTGCAGCACCGTCGCGTTGCGCTTGTCCGCCGTGCAGGTGGTGACGACGTCGGCGGAACGGGCGGCCTGGCCGGCGTCGTCGCACACCACGACGTCGAAGCCCAGCGCCGTCGCGTTGCGCACGAGCTTCGCCGTCGCGGCCGGGTCGACGTCGTACACCCGCAGGTGGTCGATGTCGAGCTCGGCGCGCATCCCCAGCGCCTGGAACTCGGCCTGCGCACCCGCACCGACGAGCGCGAGCGTCCGCGCACCGCGCGGGGCCAGGTAGCGGGCCGCGAGCGCCGACGTCGCCGCCGTGCGCAGCGCGGTGAGGATCGTCATCTCGGCGAGGAACGACGGGTACCCGTTGTGGACGTCGACGAGCATGCCGAGCGCGGTGACGGTCTGGTAGCCGCGCGACGGGTTGCGGGGGTGCCCGTTGACGAGCTTGAAGCCGAACGTGGTGGCGTCGGCGGCGGGCATGAGCTCGATGACGCCGTCGCGGGAGTGCGACGCGAGGCGGGGGCGGGTCTCGAGCTCGGGCCAGCGTTCGAAGTCGCGTTCGAGGGCGTCGGTGAGGTCGGCGATGACGGCCTCGGCGCCGCGGCGGGCGACCCAGGCGGCGGTGGCGGGGACGTCGAGGTACGGGACGCGGGTCATCGGGCTGCCCTCCTTGGGGTGGTTGAGCCTGTCGAAACCACGCCGCCGGTGGTTGGGCCTGTCGAAACTACGTTCCAGCGCTGGGTGGTTTCGACAGGCTCAACCACCGGGGACGTGGGCTCAACCACCGGGGACGTGGGCTCGGCCACGAGGGACGTGGGTTCAACCACCGGATGTTGGGTCGGGCGGAGGGTGAGGGTGCAGCACTTCACGGAGCCGCCGCCCTTGAGGATCTCGTCGATCTCGATGCCGACGGGCTCGAACCCGCGCTCGCGCAGGCGGGCGTGCATGCCGGTCGCGGCGGCGTTGAGGTAGACGTGCCGGCCGTCGCTGACGGCGTTGAGGCCGAGCGCGGCGGCGTCGTCGGGGTCGGCGAGGATGGCGTCGGGAAACAGGTCGCGCAGGGTGTCGAGCGACTCGCGGGAGAACGCCTCGGGCAGGTAGGCGACCAGCCCGGGTGCCAGCACGGTGAGCGCGGTGTCCAGGTGGTAGTACCGCGGGTCCACGAGCTCGAGCGTGACGACGGTGATGCCCTGCTCCCCCAGGCGCAGGCGGCGGCCGAGCTCGGCGTGCGCGGCCCGCGAGGTGCGGAACCCGGTGCCGGCCAGGAGCAGGT
The Xylanimonas cellulosilytica DSM 15894 DNA segment above includes these coding regions:
- a CDS encoding IS3 family transposase (programmed frameshift), whose translation is MPAPKKYDIETQQRAVRMYLDRVAEDDGISQLKARTEVGELLGINQSTLRNWIKRESKDPALGMVSSTPASAEVVKLRAEVARLKRANEILKTASAFFGRGGARPQTRTVIDYVRQHAGRFGVEPILTVLAEHGIKVAPSTYWAHAARGFGPTKAELDDAFAANEVYDLWRQAHGLYGRRKLWKSAHRAGHGWGRDQIERLMKIVGITGVSRARRTTVTTVRDDRAPRHPDHIKRRWSWPTRPDQWWVADFTYVWTPVGFAYVSFITDVYSRRILGWRTATTKETSLVSSALEQALFTRRRTNYQFTTTGLVHHSDAGSQYTSLALTEALREAGITGSIGTVGDALDNALMESTIGLFKTEIHAFATGPFTTWRDVEKATAAWVHWFNHDRLHSAIGDIPPIEFETDHYAATTSPGNLAAA
- a CDS encoding ornithine cyclodeaminase — encoded protein: MTRVPYLDVPATAAWVARRGAEAVIADLTDALERDFERWPELETRPRLASHSRDGVIELMPAADATTFGFKLVNGHPRNPSRGYQTVTALGMLVDVHNGYPSFLAEMTILTALRTAATSALAARYLAPRGARTLALVGAGAQAEFQALGMRAELDIDHLRVYDVDPAATAKLVRNATALGFDVVVCDDAGQAARSADVVTTCTADKRNATVLHDVDVQAGQHLNAIGGDCPGKTELEPATLRRASVFVEHEAQTRIEGEIQRQPSDFPVTELWQVVAGRVPGRRDDDEITVFDSVGFAVEDLTTLQFVRDDLLDTGVPDPLVQWLDLIADPEDPKDLYSLVTTADRTAVPTPR
- the ddaH gene encoding dimethylargininase, with the protein product MTLELSVPRVGADTPRTATPCTFLMCPPTYFDVVYTINPWMDLTVPVDTARAVEQWEALRRTYERHGHTVHVVDPQPGLPDMVYAANGGIVVGGRALAPRFTHAERQAEGPVFSRWFDDAARAGVLGPDGVSVGQADELNEGEGDLLLAGDLLLAGTGFRTSRAAHAELGRRLRLGEQGITVVTLELVDPRYYHLDTALTVLAPGLVAYLPEAFSRESLDTLRDLFPDAILADPDDAAALGLNAVSDGRHVYLNAAATGMHARLRERGFEPVGIEIDEILKGGGSVKCCTLTLRPTQHPVVEPTSLVAEPTSPVVEPTSPVVEPVETTQRWNVVSTGPTTGGVVSTGSTTPRRAAR